From Micromonospora carbonacea:
GCCACCCTGTCCGTCGTGGTCCTCGGCTCGGACGAACGGCAGCTCCGCGTGGGCGACGACCGGCGCGGCGGACGCCCGGCCGAGCACCCGGACCGCGTGCCCGCGCCGCGCCAGTTCCCGACCGACGGCGATCGCCGGATACAGGTAACCCCCGTCACTCAACGGACAGAGCAGGATGTTCACGGTGCCGTCAGCCCGAGGTTGGCGGCGAGGAAGGCCAGGCAATCCGACTGCAACGCGACGGTGCGGCTCAGCGCCCGGCTGCCGTGGCCCACCCCCCGGTCGAGCCGGAACAGCACCTGACCGCCTGTCGAGCCGTGTTGCAGCGCCGCGCACATCTTGCGGGCGTGTGCCGGATCGACCCGCGTGTCGCCGTCGGAGACCGTGAGCAGGACCGGCGGGAAGGCGGTGGCCGGTGTCACGTGATGGTAGGGCGAGTAGGCCAGCAGGGTCTGCGCCTGATCCTCGTCGTCGACGCTGCCGTACTCGGGCACCCAACTCGGCCCGAGACCGGAGAGGTGGTAGCGAACCATGTCCAGCAGCGGCGACATGCACACCACGGCGGCATAGGCCCGCGGCCGTTGGGTGACCGCAGCCGCGACGAGCAGGCCTCCGTTGGAGCCGCCCAGCGTCCCGAGCATGCTGCGTGTCGTCCAGCCCCTGGCGACCAGATGGTCGCCCGCAGCATGGAAGTCGTCGAAGGTGTTCTGCTTGAGGTTGCCGCGGCCAGCGCGGTGCCACTGTTCGCCTTCCTCCCCGCCGCCCCGCAGGCCCGCGATGGCCACGACGCCACCTGCCTCGACCCAGGCAGCGGCCTGCGGGGAGTAGGCCGGGGCCATCGAGATGCCGAAACCGCCGTAGCCGGTGAGGATCACCGGTCGGGGCCGGTCGGGGCGGCCGGTCCGGGAGATCAGGAACAGGCGGACCGTCACGTCCGCCGACGGGTAGCTCTCCTGGGTGGTCACCACGTCCGAGCCGCCGGTGGCGGTCCACCACGGCGTGGTGAGCCCGGTCCGGGCATCGAAGCGCAGCACCCGGGGCGGTGTGGTGAAGTCGGTGTAGGAGAACCACATCTCGTGGCCGGGCTCGGGGCGCACCGAGAAGGCGCTGACCATGCCCGTGCCGGGTAGCTCGATGGCGCCCACCTGGTTGCCGTCGACCAGGTCGTGCACGGTGATCTCGGCGGCGGCGTGCCTGATCCAGCCAACCACCGCGACCGGCCGGTCCAGCTCCGGCCCGTCGAGGACGGCGAAGTGGTCGAGGACCGCGTCGCCTCGTTCGGGGATCAGCTCCCGCCACCGCTCGGGCGTGGACGGACGACAACTCAGGATCCGCCGGCGCGGCGCGCCGTGGTCGGTCCGCAGCCACATCGACCCGTCCGGGTCGGTGCCCGGCGCCAGGTGCAGCCGGGTGCGGGCACCGGCCATGACGAGCCGCAGATCAGGCCGTTCCGGCGAGCTGGCGGTCAGATCGGCCAGGTAGACCTCTGTGTCCGGCGCCGTGCCCGTGGTGGCGGTGACGACCAACCAGCGGCCGTCCGGGCTCATGCCGACGGTGAAGAAGCGCGTCATCGCCTGGCCGTCGCCGAAGACGAGGATGTCGGAGTCGCGGTCCGCGCCGACCTTGTGCAGATAGACGCGGCGGTGATAGTGCCCGCCGCCGGGACCGTGCCCTGACGGGAGTCGAGCGACGTAGTAGAACGACTCCCCGCCCGGTAACCAGCCGACCGAGCTGCGTCGGATCCGATCCACCGGCCCGTCCACCGTCCGTCCGGTAGCGACGTCGAGCACGTACAGCAGCGATTCCTCGGTGCCGTCCCGGGAGACCTGGAAGGCGAGCCGCTCACCCTCCAGGGACGGCTCCCAGGCGTCCAGCACCATTCGCCCACCGGGGTCGAGCCCACTGACGTCCACCAGCGGACGGTCGACGTCGCCTTCGCGCACCATCAGGACCGGCAGGTCGGCGCCGGCGGCCCGGTGCTCGAAGAACAGCCGTCGACCGCGGGCCCGCGGTGTGCCCCGGTAGTCGTGGGCGGTGCGCGCGGTCAGCTCGGCCCGCCACCGATCGGTGTCCGGCAAGGTGGCTCGGAACTGCTGGTAGAGCACATCCTGTTCCTCGACCCACCGCTGCGTCTGCGGGCTTGTGTCGTCCTCCAGCCATCGGTAGGGGTCAGGAACGCGTACCCCGTGGACGTCGTCGGCGGTCTCCTCGCGAGGCGCGGTCGGATATCTGCCACGCATCGCTACAGCAGCCCCTTCTCGTGCAGGTCGTCGAGGAGCGCGGCGTCCACCGCGTCCCGGAAGTCGGCCAGTGCCTGG
This genomic window contains:
- a CDS encoding prolyl oligopeptidase family serine peptidase, whose product is MRGRYPTAPREETADDVHGVRVPDPYRWLEDDTSPQTQRWVEEQDVLYQQFRATLPDTDRWRAELTARTAHDYRGTPRARGRRLFFEHRAAGADLPVLMVREGDVDRPLVDVSGLDPGGRMVLDAWEPSLEGERLAFQVSRDGTEESLLYVLDVATGRTVDGPVDRIRRSSVGWLPGGESFYYVARLPSGHGPGGGHYHRRVYLHKVGADRDSDILVFGDGQAMTRFFTVGMSPDGRWLVVTATTGTAPDTEVYLADLTASSPERPDLRLVMAGARTRLHLAPGTDPDGSMWLRTDHGAPRRRILSCRPSTPERWRELIPERGDAVLDHFAVLDGPELDRPVAVVGWIRHAAAEITVHDLVDGNQVGAIELPGTGMVSAFSVRPEPGHEMWFSYTDFTTPPRVLRFDARTGLTTPWWTATGGSDVVTTQESYPSADVTVRLFLISRTGRPDRPRPVILTGYGGFGISMAPAYSPQAAAWVEAGGVVAIAGLRGGGEEGEQWHRAGRGNLKQNTFDDFHAAGDHLVARGWTTRSMLGTLGGSNGGLLVAAAVTQRPRAYAAVVCMSPLLDMVRYHLSGLGPSWVPEYGSVDDEDQAQTLLAYSPYHHVTPATAFPPVLLTVSDGDTRVDPAHARKMCAALQHGSTGGQVLFRLDRGVGHGSRALSRTVALQSDCLAFLAANLGLTAP